A single window of Solenopsis invicta isolate M01_SB chromosome 3, UNIL_Sinv_3.0, whole genome shotgun sequence DNA harbors:
- the LOC113006089 gene encoding short-chain dehydrogenase/reductase family 16C member 6-like, protein MKKIFIFRSIIEKICDILSLVIEILLLILKILYYICENIYRVIIPRKKKSVTGEIVLITGAGHGFGKELAIGYALLGATVVCWDINKETNNKTMSDIKKMGIDSVYAYRCDIADREEVFRIAEKVKKEVGDVTILVNNAGIGFSKSFLNHNPDEITRLTNINLLAHYWTLKAFLPRMIEKNYGHIVALSSIGLIGAPYGTIYCPSKFAVKGLMEAISEELRTLSNGKSSIKFTTIYPALVLTGIVKKRKLRFPWFGSYKPRKAASLIIDAQRRNYENKSLPWFWLPIMKIGRYIKIKI, encoded by the exons atgaaaaagATATTCATTTTTAGATCAATCATAGAAAAAATATGTGATATTTTGTCTCTTGTAATAGAGATATTATtgcttattttgaaaattttatattacatctgCGAGAATATATACAGAGTAATCATTccaagaaagaagaaaagcgtAACTGGTGAAATCGTTTTG ATAACAGGTGCAGGTCATGGTTTCGGAAAAGAATTAGCGATTGGTTATGCTTTGTTAGGAGCAACAGTGGTATGTTGGGATATCAATAAAGAAACCAACAATAAGACGATGAGTGATATTAAGAAGATGGGAATAGACTCTGTTTATGCGTATCG ATGCGATATAGCAGACAGAGAAGAAGTTTTTAGAATAGCtgagaaagtaaaaaaagaagtggGCGACGTTACTATATTGGTCAATAATGCCGGTATAGGGTTTAGTAAATCATTTCTAAATCATAATCCCGATGAAATTACCCGACTCACAAACATCAATTTGTTAGCACATTATTGG ACGTTGAAAGCATTTTTACCAAGGATGATTGAAAAGAATTACGGTCACATTGTGGCACTCTCATCAATAGGACTCATTGGTGCTCCTTATGGAACGATTTACTGTCCTTCAAAATTTGCAGTCAaag GATTAATGGAAGCTATTTCTGAGGAATTACGTACACTGAGTAACGGAAAATCCTCTATTAAGTTCACTACAATTTATCCTGCTCTAGTGCTTACTGGAATTGTTAAAAAACGAAAACTTAG gttTCCATGGTTTGGAAGTTATAAACCACGGAAAGCAGCTTCATTAATAATTGATGCGCAAAGACGAAATTACGAAAATAAAAGTCTACCTTGGTTTTGGTTACCAATAATGAAGATAGGAaggtacataaaaataaaaatttaa